One stretch of Streptomyces sp. NBC_01142 DNA includes these proteins:
- a CDS encoding HNH endonuclease, with amino-acid sequence MDEERSAGEAGLEKTFQQMKRFAPDGDYYALTLGANRRGRPFWGAQTHWVGQSERHPGWEIRAASLMDPTGMTRAWTELGQGWVAVHDDTSLAMYLRIGGNALVEKGLADARLPEVVGPSECMHDGAIEVGGFGFFGTGHLPDESVTRRAPTRKLRMQVLKRDSYRCVVCGRKATDHTDLEIHVHHLVPWRMHGPTAEENLVTLCGTCHKGLDPDFEPSLRELAGLPGKSEPLDMDNSEFNAEVDRYREFVARAISEAPTPTTDSP; translated from the coding sequence ATGGATGAGGAACGGTCTGCCGGCGAAGCCGGTTTGGAGAAGACCTTTCAGCAGATGAAGCGCTTCGCGCCCGACGGTGACTACTACGCGCTTACGCTCGGGGCTAACCGCCGAGGACGACCTTTCTGGGGCGCGCAGACGCACTGGGTGGGGCAGTCGGAACGACATCCTGGCTGGGAGATACGTGCCGCTAGCTTGATGGATCCGACAGGTATGACACGTGCATGGACCGAGCTGGGGCAGGGCTGGGTAGCGGTGCATGACGACACCAGCTTGGCCATGTACCTAAGGATCGGCGGAAATGCACTCGTCGAGAAGGGGCTGGCTGACGCACGCCTGCCCGAAGTTGTGGGGCCCAGCGAGTGCATGCACGACGGCGCGATAGAGGTTGGCGGGTTCGGCTTCTTCGGGACGGGGCATCTGCCCGACGAATCTGTGACTCGTCGTGCGCCTACTCGAAAGCTCCGGATGCAGGTGCTCAAGCGGGACAGCTACCGCTGTGTTGTGTGTGGCCGCAAGGCAACTGACCACACCGATCTAGAGATCCACGTGCACCATCTCGTCCCGTGGCGTATGCATGGCCCCACGGCAGAGGAAAACTTGGTCACGCTCTGCGGCACGTGCCACAAGGGCCTGGATCCCGATTTCGAGCCGTCTCTGCGTGAGCTCGCGGGGCTACCTGGCAAGTCAGAGCCCCTGGACATGGACAACTCTGAGTTCAATGCAGAGGTGGACCGCTACCGCGAGTTCGTAGCGCGCGCTATTTCGGAAGCGCCAACGCCCACAACCGACAGCCCGTAG
- a CDS encoding putative quinol monooxygenase — MLIVSGRLHVAAEARDAYLADCHEVVTQARSAPGCLDFALSPDLLDPTRINVYERWESDADLTAFRGAGPDAGQQAAILDAEVMRYRISATEPA; from the coding sequence ATGCTCATCGTGTCCGGAAGGCTCCACGTCGCCGCGGAAGCCCGCGACGCCTACCTCGCCGACTGCCACGAGGTCGTGACCCAGGCCCGCTCGGCCCCCGGCTGCCTGGACTTCGCGCTCTCGCCCGACCTGCTCGACCCGACCCGTATCAACGTCTACGAACGCTGGGAGTCGGACGCCGACCTCACCGCCTTCCGCGGTGCGGGCCCGGATGCGGGTCAGCAGGCGGCGATCCTGGACGCGGAGGTCATGAGGTACCGCATCTCCGCCACCGAGCCCGCGTGA
- a CDS encoding arsenate reductase family protein — protein MEIWINPACSKCRSAIDLLDAEGAAYTVRRYLEDVPTEEEIRAVLARLGLEPWDITRTGEATAKELGLKEWARDEDSRGRWIAALAQHPKLIQRPIITADDGTAVVGRTDEAVRDAIGRT, from the coding sequence ATGGAGATCTGGATCAATCCCGCATGTTCCAAGTGCCGCAGCGCCATCGACCTGCTCGATGCGGAGGGCGCCGCGTACACCGTCCGGCGCTACCTGGAGGACGTACCGACCGAGGAGGAGATCCGGGCCGTGCTCGCGCGGCTCGGGCTGGAGCCGTGGGACATCACACGGACCGGGGAGGCCACGGCCAAGGAGCTGGGGCTCAAGGAGTGGGCGCGGGACGAGGATTCGCGGGGCCGGTGGATCGCGGCGCTCGCGCAGCACCCCAAGCTGATCCAGCGGCCGATCATCACCGCGGACGACGGGACGGCCGTGGTGGGGCGTACGGACGAGGCCGTACGGGACGCCATCGGCCGCACCTGA
- a CDS encoding arpA protein has product MSTLEAVTLDQVVDTARYPLSELESAEGQAVVSRARRELSALGCTVLPDFIRPSLRDVLSQECSGIAPRAHFDTETVNVYNLAVDSALPQDHPGWKTFQRGNAFVARDRIPADALISRLYSHEVFHRFIARCFGLPKLYELADPLSGLVLNVVEPGMEHPWHFDTNEFTVSMLTRQAQAGGVFEYCPNIRSAQDEKFDDVRDVLEGRGERLIRSLPLQPGDLQLFKGRYSLHRVSSVRGDVARHSAIFAYSERPGVVGSVARTRQLFGRVLPEHLAAEGRAVRGDRLLD; this is encoded by the coding sequence ATGAGCACTTTGGAAGCCGTAACGCTCGACCAGGTGGTCGACACGGCTCGGTATCCCCTGTCGGAACTCGAAAGCGCCGAGGGACAGGCCGTGGTGTCCCGTGCCCGGCGCGAACTGTCCGCTCTCGGCTGCACCGTGCTGCCGGACTTCATCCGTCCCTCGCTCCGCGACGTTCTGAGTCAGGAGTGCTCGGGCATCGCCCCCCGGGCGCACTTCGACACCGAAACGGTCAACGTCTACAACCTTGCGGTGGACTCCGCTCTGCCGCAGGACCACCCCGGCTGGAAGACCTTCCAGCGGGGCAACGCGTTCGTCGCGCGTGACCGCATCCCCGCGGACGCTCTCATCAGCAGGCTCTACTCCCATGAGGTGTTCCATCGCTTCATCGCCCGCTGCTTCGGACTGCCGAAGCTGTACGAACTGGCGGACCCGCTCTCCGGGCTGGTGCTCAACGTCGTTGAGCCGGGCATGGAGCACCCCTGGCACTTCGACACCAACGAGTTCACGGTGAGCATGCTCACCCGGCAGGCGCAGGCCGGCGGCGTCTTCGAGTACTGCCCGAACATCCGGTCCGCGCAGGACGAGAAATTCGACGACGTCCGGGACGTACTGGAAGGCCGGGGCGAACGGTTGATCCGGAGCCTGCCTCTGCAACCCGGTGATCTGCAACTGTTCAAGGGCCGCTACTCGCTGCACCGGGTGAGTTCCGTGCGGGGCGACGTGGCGCGCCACTCCGCGATATTCGCCTACAGCGAGCGCCCCGGCGTCGTCGGGAGCGTGGCACGGACCCGGCAGCTCTTCGGCCGGGTACTGCCCGAACATCTGGCGGCCGAGGGCCGGGCCGTCCGCGGCGACCGGCTGCTGGACTAG
- a CDS encoding RDD family protein — MDNRQAIGSWLSGPRAAAEDMGADFGYRGERLGLPEAGPGSIAPLGRRFGALFVDWGLCLLIAYGLLANGDRQASGNWALVIFLAVSVLTVGTVGFTPGKRLLGLRVISEDGRRLGIFRVVVRSLLLTVAVPALIWDRDGRGLHDRLARAVQVRI, encoded by the coding sequence GTGGACAACAGGCAAGCAATCGGATCGTGGCTCTCCGGCCCCCGCGCGGCGGCCGAGGACATGGGCGCCGACTTCGGCTACCGGGGCGAGCGGCTCGGCCTGCCGGAGGCGGGTCCGGGCTCCATCGCCCCGCTCGGACGGCGCTTCGGCGCCCTCTTCGTCGACTGGGGGCTGTGCCTCCTGATCGCATACGGACTGCTCGCCAACGGTGACCGGCAGGCATCCGGGAACTGGGCGCTCGTCATTTTCCTCGCCGTGAGCGTGCTGACCGTGGGCACTGTCGGGTTCACCCCCGGTAAGCGGCTCCTCGGGCTGCGCGTCATCTCCGAGGACGGCCGGCGGCTCGGCATCTTCCGGGTCGTCGTACGCAGCCTCCTGCTCACTGTCGCCGTCCCGGCGCTCATCTGGGACCGCGACGGGCGCGGGCTGCACGACCGCCTCGCCCGGGCCGTACAGGTCCGGATCTGA
- a CDS encoding DUF6355 family natural product biosynthesis protein, with protein MSIRRSLPAVLGAVALVLGLSTAAAPSAAADPCGFYATSSDAYYNHCTGDGSRVVIEVEVWGPNYERCVAPGITWLGSADDIDGAWYVGRTC; from the coding sequence ATGAGCATTCGCCGTTCACTTCCGGCCGTCCTCGGCGCCGTAGCACTCGTCCTCGGGCTGTCCACCGCCGCCGCCCCGTCGGCGGCGGCCGACCCCTGCGGGTTCTACGCGACCTCCAGCGACGCGTACTACAACCACTGCACGGGGGACGGCTCGCGCGTCGTCATCGAAGTGGAGGTATGGGGGCCCAACTACGAGCGCTGTGTGGCTCCCGGCATCACCTGGCTGGGATCGGCCGACGACATCGACGGCGCGTGGTACGTCGGGCGCACCTGCTGA
- the glnA gene encoding type I glutamate--ammonia ligase, with amino-acid sequence MFQNADDAKKFIADEDVKFVDVRFCDLPGVMQHFTIPAAAFDPTEELAFDGSSIRGFQAIHESDMALRADLSTARVDPFRRDKTININFFIHDPITGEAYSRDPRNIAKKAEAYLASTGIADTAYFGPEAEFYVFDNVRFQTSANESFYHIDSEAGAWNTGAVENNRGYKVRYKGGYFPAPPVDHFADLRAEISLELDKNGLQVERQHHEVGTAGQAEINYKFNTLLAAADDLMLFKYIVKNVAWRNGKTATFMPKPIFGDNGSGMHVHQSLWQGGVPLFYDEQGYAGLSDTARYYIGGILKHAPSLLAFTNPTVNSYHRLVPGFEAPVNLVYSQRNRSAAMRIPITGSNPKAKRVEFRAPDPSSNPYLAFSALLLAGLDGVKNKIEPAEPIDKDLYELAPDEHAGVPQVPTSLPAVLDALEADNEYLQAGGVFTSDLIETWVDYKRTNEIAPIQLRPHPHEFELYFDI; translated from the coding sequence ATGTTCCAGAACGCCGACGACGCGAAGAAGTTCATCGCCGACGAGGATGTGAAGTTCGTCGACGTCCGGTTCTGCGACCTGCCTGGTGTGATGCAGCACTTCACCATCCCGGCAGCGGCGTTCGACCCGACCGAGGAGCTCGCCTTCGACGGCTCGTCGATCCGCGGTTTCCAGGCCATCCACGAGTCCGACATGGCGCTCCGCGCGGACCTGTCGACCGCCCGTGTCGACCCCTTCCGCCGCGACAAGACGATCAACATCAACTTCTTCATCCACGACCCGATCACGGGTGAGGCGTACAGCCGCGACCCGCGCAACATCGCGAAGAAGGCCGAGGCGTACCTCGCCTCCACCGGCATCGCCGACACGGCGTACTTCGGCCCCGAGGCCGAGTTCTACGTGTTCGACAACGTCCGCTTCCAGACCTCCGCGAACGAGTCCTTCTACCACATCGACTCCGAGGCGGGCGCCTGGAACACCGGCGCCGTCGAGAACAACCGCGGCTACAAGGTCCGCTACAAGGGCGGCTACTTCCCGGCCCCGCCGGTGGACCACTTCGCCGACCTGCGCGCCGAGATCTCCCTGGAGCTGGACAAGAACGGCCTGCAGGTCGAGCGCCAGCACCACGAGGTCGGCACCGCCGGCCAGGCCGAGATCAACTACAAGTTCAACACGCTGCTCGCCGCGGCCGACGACCTGATGCTCTTCAAGTACATCGTGAAGAACGTCGCCTGGCGCAACGGCAAGACCGCGACCTTCATGCCGAAGCCGATCTTCGGCGACAACGGCTCGGGCATGCACGTCCACCAGTCCCTGTGGCAGGGCGGCGTGCCGCTGTTCTACGACGAGCAGGGCTACGCGGGCCTGTCGGACACCGCCCGCTACTACATCGGCGGCATCCTGAAGCACGCCCCGTCGCTGCTGGCGTTCACGAACCCGACGGTGAACTCGTACCACCGCCTGGTCCCCGGCTTCGAGGCCCCGGTCAACCTGGTCTACTCGCAGCGCAACCGCTCGGCTGCGATGCGTATCCCGATCACGGGCTCGAACCCGAAGGCGAAGCGCGTCGAGTTCCGCGCCCCGGACCCGTCCTCGAACCCGTACCTGGCGTTCTCGGCCCTGCTGCTGGCGGGCCTGGACGGCGTCAAGAACAAGATCGAGCCGGCCGAGCCGATCGACAAGGACCTCTACGAGCTGGCCCCCGACGAGCACGCGGGCGTCCCCCAGGTCCCGACCTCGCTCCCGGCGGTCCTCGATGCGCTTGAGGCGGACAACGAGTACCTGCAGGCCGGCGGTGTCTTCACCTCCGACCTGATCGAGACGTGGGTCGACTACAAGCGGACGAACGAGATCGCGCCGATCCAGCTGCGTCCGCACCCGCACGAGTTCGAGCTGTACTTCGACATCTAA
- a CDS encoding glycoside hydrolase domain-containing protein produces MSHPHRAVRPRRPLPPLRRFLVFSAAGVLGAGTALTFAPPAAAEPATAVAYPAGASATRYSGLAFDTCTAPPLTAIKAWSASPYRAVGVYIGGVNRTCAQPQLTASWVASVSALKWRLLPVYKGLQPPCGGKPTDAKISSVPATARSQGTTAATDAIDKAKALGMQPGSAFYNDIEHYSQTDSTCRTAVLSYVSAWTKELHRRGYVSGVYMNLNLGAKQLSDVYTSTAYARPDALWIARYDGVDSLKGWTGIADSKWAVHQRAKQFKGSHDETYGGVTLNIDTNRLDTPVATVAYTYTATSSTPLNARTGPSTSYPVVKSWAPRSSLKVVCQAPGSTVGSTPVWNKLTDGSYVTDHYVSTPSATGYSAPLPRCTYPYQTTASGGLTQRSGPGTSYAAVGTSPNGSLAWVVCQRSGSTTGTTKIWDRLDNGRYVSDYYVATASNTTYSKPAPRC; encoded by the coding sequence ATGTCACACCCGCACCGCGCCGTTCGTCCTCGTCGTCCTCTTCCTCCCCTCCGCAGATTCCTCGTCTTCTCGGCCGCCGGCGTACTGGGCGCAGGCACCGCGCTCACCTTCGCCCCGCCCGCCGCCGCCGAACCGGCCACGGCGGTCGCCTATCCGGCCGGAGCGAGCGCCACCCGCTACTCCGGACTCGCCTTCGACACCTGTACGGCACCGCCGCTGACCGCGATCAAGGCATGGAGCGCGTCCCCGTACCGCGCCGTCGGTGTGTACATCGGCGGCGTCAACCGCACCTGTGCCCAGCCACAACTGACCGCGTCCTGGGTCGCCTCCGTGTCTGCGCTGAAGTGGCGTCTGCTGCCCGTGTACAAGGGCCTGCAACCGCCGTGCGGCGGCAAGCCCACCGACGCCAAGATCAGCTCCGTCCCGGCGACCGCCAGGTCCCAGGGCACCACGGCGGCCACCGACGCCATCGACAAGGCGAAGGCCCTCGGCATGCAGCCCGGCAGCGCCTTCTACAACGACATCGAGCACTACTCCCAGACCGACAGCACCTGCCGGACCGCTGTGCTCTCGTACGTCTCCGCCTGGACGAAGGAGCTGCACCGGCGCGGCTATGTCTCCGGCGTCTACATGAACCTCAATCTCGGCGCCAAACAGCTCTCCGACGTGTACACCTCCACGGCGTACGCCCGCCCCGACGCGCTGTGGATCGCCCGCTACGACGGAGTCGACTCGCTGAAGGGATGGACCGGTATCGCCGACTCCAAGTGGGCCGTCCACCAGCGGGCCAAGCAGTTCAAGGGCAGCCACGACGAGACCTACGGCGGGGTCACCCTCAACATCGACACCAACCGGCTCGACACCCCGGTCGCCACCGTGGCGTACACCTACACGGCGACGAGCTCGACCCCGCTCAACGCCCGCACGGGACCCTCGACCAGCTACCCCGTCGTCAAGAGCTGGGCCCCCCGGTCCTCCCTCAAGGTGGTGTGCCAGGCGCCCGGTTCCACCGTCGGCAGCACCCCCGTCTGGAACAAGCTCACCGACGGAAGCTACGTCACCGACCACTACGTCAGTACCCCGTCCGCCACGGGCTACAGTGCCCCGCTGCCGCGCTGCACGTACCCCTACCAGACCACCGCGAGCGGCGGCCTCACCCAGCGCAGCGGGCCCGGCACCTCGTACGCCGCCGTGGGGACCTCCCCCAACGGATCGCTGGCCTGGGTGGTCTGCCAGCGGAGCGGTTCCACGACCGGCACCACCAAGATCTGGGACAGGCTCGACAACGGCCGCTATGTCTCGGACTACTACGTGGCCACAGCCAGCAACACCACCTACAGCAAGCCGGCACCACGCTGCTGA
- a CDS encoding choline/carnitine O-acyltransferase yields the protein MPLPSLEASCERFLAWCAPLLTADERAATEAEVAAFLRPDGPGRVLHAALEEYDATEGVHSWLDTFWPYRYLGRRDRIALNANFFFLFKDSGQESGPAPGKESGRAQTERAAGLIAGALHYKRQLDQGLIPPVVQRGAPQSMVQNKFLFSATRIPGAQQDTVRAPYTEQWPGPSEARHIVVFFRGGMFRLDVLGEDGVPHSLDDLEAGLHAVMKAGAEPARPDTSVGHLTTMARAEWAAARESLLACHPRNADALDDIETALFCVALEDFAPTGTQDACDQLLYGDRGNRWFDKAVSFIVFADGRAGINVEHCELDGTTILSFTDALLSTPAEEQSRQSGARSQGPPALEPIVFELDDALRAQVRSAADAFAAYGENTATSTVSFEDFGSSAAKALGVSPDAFVQVAYQLAHQRAKGHLGATYESIATRQYRHGRTEAMRVVTPEMQEFVAAMDDPATDTDARRAAFRAAAEAHVTRAKECQAGQVPEQHLWELELIQRRRGAELGVTEQPALYRTPGWLTMRDDYLSTSSAPSANIQYFGFGSTSSRCIGVAYVLLPERFNIYLSTPLPVADQMRTFAARLREAVGELRELLAPGRSEA from the coding sequence GTGCCGCTGCCCAGCCTCGAGGCGAGCTGCGAGAGGTTCCTCGCCTGGTGCGCGCCGCTGCTGACCGCTGACGAGCGGGCGGCGACCGAGGCGGAGGTGGCCGCCTTCCTGCGGCCCGACGGCCCCGGCCGGGTGCTGCACGCGGCGCTGGAGGAGTACGACGCCACGGAGGGTGTCCACAGCTGGCTCGACACCTTCTGGCCGTACCGGTACCTGGGCCGCCGGGACCGCATCGCGCTCAACGCCAACTTCTTCTTCCTGTTCAAGGACTCGGGCCAGGAGTCGGGCCCGGCCCCGGGCAAGGAATCCGGCCGGGCGCAGACGGAGCGGGCGGCCGGGCTCATCGCCGGCGCCCTCCACTACAAGCGGCAGCTCGACCAGGGGCTCATTCCTCCGGTGGTGCAGCGCGGGGCGCCCCAGTCGATGGTGCAGAACAAGTTCCTGTTCTCCGCGACCCGGATCCCCGGCGCGCAGCAGGACACCGTCCGCGCCCCCTACACCGAGCAGTGGCCGGGCCCGTCCGAGGCCCGGCACATCGTGGTGTTCTTCCGGGGCGGCATGTTCCGGCTGGACGTGCTCGGCGAGGACGGCGTCCCGCACAGCCTGGACGACCTCGAGGCGGGGCTGCACGCCGTGATGAAGGCCGGTGCCGAGCCGGCCCGCCCGGACACCTCGGTGGGACACCTCACCACCATGGCGCGCGCGGAGTGGGCGGCCGCCCGGGAGTCCCTCCTCGCCTGCCACCCCCGCAACGCCGACGCGCTGGACGACATCGAGACCGCACTGTTCTGCGTCGCTCTGGAGGACTTCGCACCCACGGGCACCCAGGACGCCTGCGACCAGCTGCTGTACGGCGACCGCGGCAACCGCTGGTTCGACAAGGCCGTCTCCTTCATCGTCTTCGCCGACGGCCGGGCGGGCATCAACGTCGAGCACTGCGAGCTGGACGGGACGACCATCCTCAGCTTCACCGACGCCCTGCTCAGCACCCCGGCCGAGGAGCAGTCCCGGCAGTCCGGGGCCCGCTCCCAGGGCCCGCCGGCGCTGGAGCCGATCGTGTTCGAACTGGACGACGCCCTGCGGGCCCAGGTGCGCTCCGCCGCCGACGCGTTCGCCGCGTACGGCGAGAACACCGCGACCAGCACCGTGTCGTTCGAGGACTTCGGCAGCAGCGCGGCCAAGGCCCTGGGGGTGTCGCCGGACGCGTTCGTCCAGGTTGCCTACCAGCTTGCCCACCAGCGGGCGAAGGGGCATCTCGGTGCTACGTACGAGTCGATCGCGACCCGGCAGTACCGGCACGGGCGGACCGAGGCGATGCGCGTGGTCACCCCCGAGATGCAGGAGTTCGTGGCGGCGATGGACGACCCGGCGACGGACACGGACGCCCGGCGGGCCGCGTTCCGGGCCGCCGCCGAGGCCCATGTGACGCGCGCGAAGGAGTGCCAGGCCGGGCAGGTGCCCGAGCAGCACCTGTGGGAGCTGGAGCTGATCCAGCGGCGGCGCGGCGCGGAACTGGGGGTGACCGAACAGCCCGCGCTGTACCGGACGCCGGGCTGGCTGACGATGCGGGACGACTACCTGAGCACCAGCTCCGCGCCGTCCGCCAACATCCAGTACTTCGGCTTCGGCTCGACCAGCAGCAGGTGCATCGGCGTCGCCTATGTGCTGCTGCCCGAGCGGTTCAACATCTATCTGAGCACGCCGCTGCCGGTGGCCGACCAGATGCGTACGTTCGCCGCCCGGCTCCGGGAGGCGGTGGGGGAACTGCGGGAGCTGCTGGCGCCCGGGCGGTCCGAGGCCTGA
- a CDS encoding class I SAM-dependent methyltransferase, which translates to MRFDATGKVTLDHIYTQPDPRAYFSVLRPLGYCVPQQAKPYFAKLIKEYRESQQVAVPKVLDIGCSYGINAALLKYDATMDELYARYCGVEDGAEAEDPGRPDQEVRTALLARDRDLSRSRRPAHGIRFTGLDTSGSALSYALEAGFLDDAVHADLEDNEPTPRQRTQLAGVDLVISTGCLGYVTERTLTRVVRAQGDRRPWMAHFVLRMFPFDPVEHALAGLGYRTVRVEEVFRQRRFASPQEQTIVLDRMSAAGVDARGLEAEGWLYAQLYLSRPQDAPLICTTI; encoded by the coding sequence GTGCGTTTCGACGCGACCGGGAAAGTCACGCTCGACCACATCTATACGCAGCCCGATCCGCGCGCCTATTTCAGCGTGCTGCGCCCGCTCGGCTACTGCGTTCCGCAACAGGCCAAGCCCTACTTCGCGAAGCTCATCAAGGAGTACCGGGAGTCCCAGCAGGTCGCGGTGCCGAAAGTGCTGGACATCGGCTGCTCGTACGGGATCAACGCCGCCCTGCTGAAGTACGACGCGACCATGGACGAGCTGTACGCGCGCTACTGCGGCGTGGAAGACGGCGCTGAAGCAGAAGATCCCGGCCGCCCGGACCAGGAAGTTCGCACGGCGCTGCTGGCCCGCGACCGGGACCTGTCCCGGTCCCGCCGACCCGCGCACGGCATCCGCTTCACCGGCCTGGACACCTCCGGCAGCGCGCTGTCCTACGCCCTCGAGGCCGGTTTCCTCGACGACGCGGTGCACGCCGACCTGGAGGACAACGAGCCCACACCGCGGCAGCGCACCCAGCTCGCCGGGGTGGACCTGGTGATTTCGACTGGCTGCCTCGGCTATGTCACCGAGCGGACGCTCACACGCGTCGTCCGGGCGCAGGGCGACCGCCGGCCCTGGATGGCGCACTTCGTGCTGCGGATGTTTCCCTTCGACCCCGTCGAGCACGCGCTGGCGGGACTCGGCTACCGGACCGTCCGCGTCGAAGAGGTCTTCAGACAACGGCGGTTCGCCTCCCCACAGGAGCAGACGATCGTCCTGGACAGGATGTCGGCCGCCGGGGTGGATGCGCGGGGCCTGGAGGCGGAAGGCTGGCTCTACGCACAGCTCTATCTCTCCCGGCCGCAGGACGCACCACTCATCTGCACAACAATCTGA
- a CDS encoding MOSC domain-containing protein: MGITVRTLTYYPVKGCAGTAVQSARVGGTGLEHDRTFMVVDAADGSFRSQRKLPAMAAIRPEMADGGTALRLSAPGIESVRLDVDPDGELRPVSMFGRDIGNGADQGDLAAEWFSQVMGTTSRLVRVPRGFDRDGWGETPGKVGFADAHAVLVVSQASLDGLNARIEAAGGAPVPMDRFRANIVLDGCTEPHAEDEMRRLEIGTVQLAYAVRAMRCGVPMVDQLTGRRAGPEPIRTLAAYRREPAYENKVSFGMKAAVLRPGALSVGDTALPTWADGTAGAEGSNGAGAAGEVAGAGAAGGAAA, encoded by the coding sequence ATGGGGATCACTGTGCGGACGTTGACGTACTACCCGGTGAAGGGCTGTGCCGGTACGGCAGTTCAGTCCGCGCGGGTCGGTGGGACGGGGCTCGAACACGACCGCACCTTCATGGTCGTCGACGCCGCGGACGGCAGCTTCCGCAGTCAGCGGAAGCTGCCCGCCATGGCCGCGATCCGGCCGGAGATGGCCGACGGGGGTACGGCGCTGCGGCTGTCGGCGCCCGGGATCGAGAGCGTACGGCTGGATGTCGATCCGGACGGCGAGCTGCGGCCGGTGAGCATGTTCGGCCGGGACATCGGGAACGGCGCGGACCAGGGGGACCTGGCCGCCGAGTGGTTCTCCCAGGTGATGGGCACCACGTCCCGGCTGGTGCGGGTGCCGCGGGGCTTCGACCGGGACGGGTGGGGCGAGACGCCGGGCAAGGTCGGGTTCGCGGACGCGCACGCCGTGCTGGTGGTGTCGCAGGCGTCGCTGGACGGGCTGAACGCGCGGATCGAGGCGGCGGGCGGGGCTCCTGTGCCGATGGACCGCTTCCGGGCCAACATCGTGCTCGACGGCTGCACGGAGCCGCACGCCGAGGACGAGATGCGCCGGCTGGAGATCGGTACTGTCCAACTCGCCTATGCCGTAAGGGCCATGCGGTGCGGCGTCCCGATGGTCGACCAGCTCACCGGTCGCCGTGCCGGTCCCGAGCCGATCCGCACGCTGGCCGCCTACCGGCGGGAGCCGGCGTACGAGAACAAGGTCAGCTTCGGTATGAAGGCGGCGGTCCTGCGGCCCGGGGCGCTGAGCGTCGGCGATACGGCACTGCCGACATGGGCGGACGGCACTGCTGGGGCGGAAGGGTCAAACGGGGCAGGTGCGGCGGGCGAGGTGGCCGGGGCAGGTGCGGCGGGCGGGGCGGCCGCCTGA
- a CDS encoding carboxymuconolactone decarboxylase family protein codes for MTTTEIKTTEIKTAAVKAAAVGTTGTDQAPARINFAKLAPKAFRAVIGLDAAAREGLDPTLVELVQIRSSQLNHCAYCLHMHTGDARKAGESEERLHMTGVWREAKHFFTEKEQAALALTEAVTLVADGGVPDAVYAQAAAHFEERELAQLLALIFTINTWNRIALATGKVAGTDER; via the coding sequence ATGACGACGACAGAGATCAAGACGACAGAGATCAAGACGGCGGCGGTCAAGGCGGCAGCGGTCGGGACGACAGGGACCGACCAGGCTCCCGCCCGCATCAACTTCGCCAAGCTGGCCCCGAAGGCCTTCCGCGCCGTGATCGGCCTGGACGCCGCGGCCCGCGAGGGCCTGGACCCGACGCTCGTGGAGCTGGTGCAGATCCGCTCCTCGCAGCTCAACCACTGCGCCTACTGCCTGCATATGCACACCGGCGACGCACGCAAGGCGGGCGAGAGCGAGGAGCGCCTGCACATGACGGGCGTCTGGCGGGAGGCAAAGCACTTCTTCACCGAGAAGGAGCAGGCTGCCCTCGCCCTCACCGAGGCGGTCACACTGGTGGCGGACGGGGGAGTGCCGGACGCTGTGTACGCGCAGGCGGCGGCCCACTTCGAGGAGCGGGAGCTGGCGCAGCTGCTCGCCCTTATCTTCACCATCAACACGTGGAACCGGATCGCGCTCGCGACGGGGAAGGTGGCCGGCACGGACGAGCGGTGA